One part of the Paracoccus sp. MBLB3053 genome encodes these proteins:
- the tgt gene encoding tRNA guanosine(34) transglycosylase Tgt, whose product MSDRFQFSVSATDGRARTGVIQTPRGEIRTPAFMPVGTAATVKAMMPESVRATGADILLGNTYHLMLRPGADRVARLGGLHKFMNWERPILTDSGGFQVMSLSSLRKLTEEGVTFASHVDGSKHFLSPETSMEIQRKLGSDIVMAFDECPALPATDEEVAKSMRMSMRWAQRSRDAFGDRPGHALFGIMQGGVTPELREESAEALKSIGFEGYAIGGLAVGEGQEAMFGVLDYAPGFLPEDKPRYLMGVGKPDDIVGAVVRGVDMMDCVLPSRSGRTGQAWTRRGQVNIKNARHADDPRPLDEHCTCPACTGYSRAYLHHVMRSGEMISGMLLTWHNLHYFQELMGGLRAAISAGRLADFVTEFEAQRAQGDIEPL is encoded by the coding sequence ATGAGCGACAGATTCCAGTTTTCCGTCTCGGCCACCGATGGCCGTGCCCGTACCGGCGTGATCCAGACCCCGCGGGGCGAGATCCGCACCCCCGCCTTCATGCCCGTCGGGACAGCCGCGACGGTCAAGGCGATGATGCCCGAATCGGTGCGCGCCACCGGTGCGGACATCCTGCTTGGCAATACCTACCACCTGATGTTGCGCCCCGGCGCCGACCGCGTCGCGCGGCTCGGCGGGCTGCACAAGTTCATGAACTGGGAACGGCCCATCCTGACCGATTCGGGGGGCTTTCAGGTCATGAGCCTGTCGAGCCTGCGCAAGCTGACCGAGGAAGGCGTGACCTTCGCGAGCCATGTCGATGGCTCGAAGCATTTCCTGTCGCCGGAAACCAGCATGGAGATCCAGCGCAAGCTGGGCTCGGACATCGTCATGGCCTTTGACGAATGCCCGGCGCTGCCCGCCACCGACGAAGAGGTCGCGAAATCCATGCGCATGTCGATGCGCTGGGCGCAGCGTAGCCGCGACGCCTTTGGCGACCGGCCCGGCCATGCGCTTTTCGGCATCATGCAGGGCGGGGTCACGCCGGAGTTGCGCGAGGAATCGGCCGAGGCACTGAAATCCATCGGCTTCGAGGGCTATGCGATCGGCGGCCTCGCCGTCGGCGAGGGCCAGGAGGCCATGTTCGGCGTCCTCGACTATGCCCCCGGTTTCCTGCCCGAGGACAAGCCGCGCTACCTGATGGGCGTGGGAAAGCCCGACGATATCGTGGGGGCGGTCGTCCGCGGCGTCGACATGATGGATTGCGTGCTGCCCTCGCGCTCGGGGCGGACGGGCCAGGCCTGGACGCGTCGCGGCCAGGTCAACATCAAGAATGCCCGCCATGCCGATGATCCGCGCCCGCTGGACGAACATTGCACCTGCCCAGCCTGCACCGGCTATTCTCGCGCCTATCTGCATCACGTGATGCGTTCGGGCGAGATGATCTCGGGGATGCTCTTGACCTGGCACAACCTGCACTACTTCCAGGAATTGATGGGCGGACTGCGCGCCGCCATCTCGGCGGGACGATTGGCCGATTTCGTGACCGAATTCGAGGCGCAGCGGGCACAGGGTGACATAGAACCTTTATGA
- the rnd gene encoding ribonuclease D, with amino-acid sequence MRTITTTAELAEFCALAKTQPYVTLDTEFLRERTYYSKLCLIQAALPPASSLKAEGGPAVLIDPLVEGLSLEPLYDLFRHKATVKVFHAARQDLEIFFHDAGVFPDPLFDTQIAAMVCGFGEQVGYETLVKKIARQPLDKSSRFTDWSIRPLSDAQASYALADVTHLRAIYEFLAEQLHKTERAPWLEEEVAVLLNPETYITRPEEAWQRVRTRSGSPRFLAIVRELARFRETYAQERDIPRARVYKDDALIELASTKPLSESDLGKSRLLLRDARRGDIANGILAAVKEGLETKDLPKPAPDEPGRPGNAALAELLRVLLKAKSDEAGVAPRLIASAADLDAIASGAREIPALYGWRAEVFGRDALRLAAGEIALSAHNGAVKVVSVAG; translated from the coding sequence ATCCGCACGATCACGACCACGGCAGAACTCGCCGAGTTCTGCGCATTGGCCAAGACCCAGCCCTATGTCACGCTCGATACCGAGTTCCTGCGAGAGCGCACCTATTATTCGAAACTCTGCCTGATCCAGGCCGCCTTGCCCCCGGCATCGAGCCTGAAGGCCGAAGGCGGACCGGCCGTTCTGATCGACCCGCTGGTCGAGGGGTTGTCGCTTGAGCCGCTTTATGACCTCTTCCGTCACAAGGCGACGGTCAAGGTCTTTCACGCGGCGCGTCAGGATCTGGAAATCTTCTTCCACGACGCCGGGGTCTTCCCGGACCCGCTTTTCGATACCCAAATCGCGGCGATGGTTTGCGGCTTTGGCGAGCAGGTCGGCTACGAGACCCTGGTCAAGAAGATCGCGCGCCAGCCGCTCGACAAGTCGTCGCGCTTCACCGACTGGTCGATCCGTCCGCTATCCGATGCCCAGGCATCCTATGCCCTGGCCGATGTGACCCATCTGCGCGCGATCTACGAATTCCTCGCCGAGCAGTTGCACAAGACTGAACGTGCGCCCTGGCTCGAAGAGGAAGTTGCGGTTCTGCTGAATCCGGAAACCTACATCACCCGCCCCGAAGAGGCATGGCAGCGCGTGCGGACCCGTTCGGGCTCGCCTCGTTTCCTTGCCATCGTGCGGGAACTGGCCCGTTTCCGCGAAACCTATGCCCAGGAACGCGACATCCCGCGCGCCCGCGTCTACAAGGATGATGCGTTGATCGAGCTGGCATCGACCAAGCCACTCAGCGAGTCGGATCTCGGCAAATCGCGGCTTCTGCTGCGCGATGCGCGACGCGGCGATATCGCCAACGGCATTCTTGCGGCCGTGAAGGAAGGGCTCGAGACCAAGGATCTCCCGAAACCCGCGCCGGATGAACCGGGTCGCCCTGGAAATGCCGCACTGGCCGAACTGCTGCGCGTTTTGCTCAAGGCCAAGTCGGATGAGGCGGGCGTTGCGCCGCGTCTGATCGCCTCGGCCGCCGATCTGGACGCGATCGCCTCGGGCGCGCGTGAGATTCCGGCGCTGTACGGCTGGCGAGCCGAGGTTTTCGGCCGCGACGCGCTTCGGCTTGCCGCAGGCGAAATCGCCCTGTCGGCGCATAACGGCGCGGTGAAGGTCGTGTCGGTCGCCGGCTAA
- a CDS encoding MgtC/SapB family protein encodes MLDVLAGEFARPMSQPFGVVVLRLCMAVLLGGALGWERELRNRAAGLRTHMLISLAAACFTLVALNLVDFTNATEAEQRIDPLRLIEAVTAGVAFLAAGSIIISHGSVRGLTTGASMWLCGAIGLCCGTGDLRLALLVTALALIVLSLVRAMFEKAARDEKEEEN; translated from the coding sequence ATGCTCGATGTACTTGCCGGGGAATTCGCGCGCCCGATGAGCCAACCCTTTGGGGTCGTGGTTCTGCGGCTGTGCATGGCCGTATTGCTGGGCGGCGCGCTTGGCTGGGAACGCGAGCTTCGGAACCGGGCCGCGGGGCTGCGCACGCATATGCTGATTTCGCTGGCGGCCGCCTGCTTCACGCTGGTCGCCCTCAACCTTGTTGATTTCACCAATGCCACGGAGGCCGAGCAGCGCATCGACCCGCTGCGCCTGATCGAAGCGGTGACTGCGGGCGTCGCCTTTCTGGCGGCGGGCAGCATCATCATCAGCCATGGCTCTGTCCGTGGTCTCACGACCGGGGCGTCGATGTGGCTTTGCGGTGCGATCGGACTGTGCTGCGGCACGGGCGACCTGCGGCTGGCCCTGCTGGTCACCGCCTTGGCGCTGATCGTTCTGAGCCTCGTCCGGGCGATGTTCGAAAAGGCCGCCCGTGACGAGAAAGAGGAGGAGAATTAG
- a CDS encoding phosphoribosyl-ATP diphosphatase produces the protein MSALQRLAETIASRKGADPETSWTAKLLSKGPEKCAEKFGEEAVEAIIEAVKGDRDKLIAEAADSIYHLLVMLAARDVTLADVENELDRREGRSGIEEKASRK, from the coding sequence ATGAGCGCGCTCCAGCGGCTTGCCGAAACGATCGCATCCCGCAAGGGCGCCGATCCAGAAACCAGCTGGACCGCCAAGCTCTTGTCCAAGGGCCCCGAGAAATGCGCCGAGAAATTCGGCGAGGAAGCGGTCGAGGCGATCATCGAGGCGGTCAAGGGCGATCGGGACAAGCTGATCGCCGAAGCGGCCGACTCGATCTATCACCTGCTCGTCATGCTGGCCGCACGCGATGTGACGCTGGCAGATGTCGAAAATGAACTCGACCGCCGCGAAGGGCGTTCGGGGATCGAGGAGAAGGCTTCGCGAAAGTGA
- the hisF gene encoding imidazole glycerol phosphate synthase subunit HisF — MLKTRVIPCLDVADGRVVKGVNFVDLVDAGDPVEAARAYDAAGADEICFLDIHATHENRGTMYDLVTRTAEACFVPLTVGGGVRSHHDVRALLLAGADKVSFNSAAVADPDVIAEAADRFGSQCIVCAIDAKTVAPGKWEIFTHGGRKPTGIDAVEFARTVAAKGAGEILLTSMDRDGTKSGFNIPLTRAVADAVNIPVIASGGVGALEHLAEGVLEGHASAVLAASIFHFGTFTVSEAKEHLAAAGIPVRLT, encoded by the coding sequence ATGCTCAAGACGCGGGTGATCCCTTGCCTCGACGTGGCCGATGGCCGTGTCGTCAAGGGCGTGAATTTCGTCGATCTGGTGGATGCGGGCGACCCGGTCGAGGCCGCGCGCGCCTATGACGCCGCAGGCGCGGACGAGATCTGCTTTCTCGACATCCATGCCACGCATGAAAACCGCGGCACGATGTATGACCTCGTCACCCGCACGGCCGAAGCCTGTTTCGTGCCCCTGACCGTGGGCGGCGGCGTGCGCAGCCATCACGACGTCCGCGCCCTGCTGCTGGCGGGCGCCGACAAGGTCAGCTTCAATTCAGCTGCCGTCGCCGATCCGGACGTCATCGCCGAGGCTGCCGACCGTTTCGGCAGCCAATGCATCGTCTGCGCCATCGACGCCAAGACCGTCGCTCCGGGGAAATGGGAGATCTTCACCCATGGCGGGCGCAAGCCCACCGGGATCGACGCCGTCGAATTTGCCCGGACCGTCGCCGCCAAGGGCGCGGGCGAGATCCTTCTGACAAGCATGGATCGTGACGGAACGAAATCGGGCTTCAACATCCCGCTGACCCGCGCCGTGGCGGATGCGGTCAACATCCCCGTCATCGCCTCGGGGGGCGTCGGCGCGCTGGAACACCTGGCCGAAGGCGTGCTGGAAGGTCATGCCTCGGCGGTGCTGGCGGCCTCGATCTTCCATTTCGGCACCTTTACCGTAAGCGAGGCCAAGGAACACCTGGCCGCCGCTGGCATCCCCGTGAGGCTGACATGA
- the hisA gene encoding 1-(5-phosphoribosyl)-5-[(5-phosphoribosylamino)methylideneamino]imidazole-4-carboxamide isomerase, which produces MILYPAIDLKDGNCVRLLRGDMEAATVFGTDPAAQAKAFEEAGAQWLHLVDLNGAFAGHPVNAEAVEAILAAVKIPAQLGGGIRDMATIESWIDRGLSRVILGTVAVENPSLVREAALAFPGKIAVGIDARGGRVATRGWAEETNIMVTELAHQFEDAGVSAIIYTDIDRDGAMQGPNIPATEALARAVNIPVIASGGVSSMQDLLALRDARSIAGAISGRALYDGAINLGEALRALA; this is translated from the coding sequence ATGATCCTTTACCCCGCCATCGACCTCAAGGACGGCAATTGCGTCCGTCTGCTGCGCGGCGACATGGAAGCGGCGACCGTTTTCGGCACCGACCCGGCTGCCCAGGCAAAGGCCTTCGAGGAGGCCGGAGCGCAATGGCTGCATCTCGTCGACCTGAACGGCGCCTTTGCCGGGCATCCGGTCAATGCCGAGGCGGTCGAGGCGATCCTGGCCGCCGTGAAGATCCCCGCGCAGCTTGGGGGCGGCATCCGCGACATGGCGACGATCGAAAGCTGGATCGATCGCGGGCTGTCGCGGGTGATCCTGGGCACCGTCGCTGTCGAGAACCCCTCACTGGTGCGCGAGGCCGCTCTGGCATTCCCCGGCAAGATCGCGGTCGGGATCGACGCTCGCGGCGGTCGCGTGGCGACCCGCGGCTGGGCCGAGGAAACCAATATCATGGTGACTGAACTCGCCCATCAGTTCGAAGATGCCGGCGTTTCCGCGATCATCTACACCGATATCGACCGCGACGGCGCGATGCAGGGGCCGAACATCCCCGCGACCGAGGCGCTGGCCCGTGCCGTCAACATCCCCGTCATCGCCTCGGGCGGCGTCAGTTCGATGCAGGATCTGCTGGCGCTGCGCGATGCACGCTCGATTGCGGGTGCGATCTCGGGCCGGGCGCTTTACGATGGCGCGATCAATCTGGGCGAGGCGCTGCGCGCGCTGGCATAA
- a CDS encoding DUF2147 domain-containing protein produces MKRPAIAAALVLGAAMGGSVAQAGGISGVFQTQPNDQGQIGMVQFYDCGGKYCGKLVRSFDMSGKEITSKNTGKNIVAGMSDDGNGKFSGGTIWDPGSDKTYKSKMQLDGQTLNVSGCVAVFCKTQKWTRAR; encoded by the coding sequence ATGAAACGACCGGCAATCGCCGCAGCCCTTGTCCTGGGGGCGGCCATGGGGGGCTCTGTCGCTCAGGCGGGCGGCATCAGCGGCGTCTTTCAGACGCAGCCCAATGACCAGGGACAGATCGGCATGGTCCAGTTCTACGATTGCGGCGGCAAGTATTGCGGCAAGCTGGTTCGGTCCTTCGACATGTCGGGCAAGGAAATCACCTCGAAGAACACGGGCAAGAACATCGTTGCCGGAATGTCCGACGATGGGAACGGCAAGTTTTCCGGCGGGACGATCTGGGACCCGGGCTCGGACAAGACCTACAAGTCCAAGATGCAGCTCGATGGCCAGACGCTGAACGTATCGGGCTGCGTCGCTGTCTTCTGCAAGACGCAGAAATGGACCCGCGCACGGTAG
- the hisH gene encoding imidazole glycerol phosphate synthase subunit HisH: protein MRVALVDYDSGNLHSAEKAFALMGRETGAEVFVTSDPEAVRAADRIVLPGDGAFPACREALNAVPGMVEVLREAVLSRGVPFMGICVGMQMLAEIGHEYRDTTGLGWIGGEIDAIDALGLKVPHMGWNDLTVLQPHPLLEGIATGDHAYFVHSWQFLVRDPAHLLATADYGGPVTAVVGRDNIVGTQFHPEKSQDVGLRIISNFLRWQP from the coding sequence ATGCGCGTTGCGCTGGTTGATTACGATAGCGGAAACCTGCATTCGGCCGAGAAGGCCTTTGCCCTGATGGGGCGCGAGACCGGCGCCGAGGTCTTTGTCACATCGGACCCCGAGGCGGTGCGCGCGGCCGACCGGATCGTGCTGCCCGGCGACGGTGCCTTTCCTGCCTGTCGCGAGGCACTGAACGCCGTTCCCGGCATGGTCGAGGTATTGCGCGAAGCGGTGTTGTCGCGGGGCGTGCCCTTCATGGGGATCTGCGTCGGCATGCAGATGCTGGCCGAAATCGGCCATGAATACCGCGACACGACAGGGCTTGGCTGGATCGGCGGAGAAATCGACGCGATCGATGCGCTCGGCCTGAAAGTCCCTCATATGGGCTGGAACGACCTGACGGTCCTGCAGCCGCACCCGCTGCTTGAAGGCATCGCCACGGGCGATCACGCCTATTTCGTCCATAGCTGGCAGTTTCTGGTCCGCGATCCGGCCCACCTGCTGGCTACGGCCGATTACGGAGGCCCGGTGACGGCGGTGGTCGGGCGCGACAATATCGTCGGCACCCAGTTCCACCCCGAGAAATCACAGGATGTGGGGCTGCGCATCATCTCGAATTTCCTACGCTGGCAGCCCTGA
- the hisB gene encoding imidazoleglycerol-phosphate dehydratase HisB: protein MRRATITRDTAETQIEVEVNLDGTGKYDNQTGVGFFDHMLDQLSRHSLIDLTVRAKGDLHIDDHHTVEDVGIAIGQALTRALGDKKGIRRYGRFHLAMDDTLIRAALDLSARPFLVWNVDFPSPKIGTFDTELVREFFQALSTHGGITLHVDRLHGFNSHHIAEAAFKAVARALREAVEPDPRMAGVLPSTKGAL from the coding sequence ATGCGCCGCGCAACCATCACCCGCGACACGGCCGAGACGCAGATCGAGGTCGAAGTGAACCTCGACGGCACGGGCAAATACGACAACCAGACCGGTGTCGGCTTCTTCGATCACATGCTGGACCAGCTGTCGCGCCATTCGCTGATCGACCTGACCGTCCGCGCGAAGGGCGACCTCCATATCGACGACCACCATACGGTCGAGGACGTGGGCATCGCCATCGGTCAGGCGCTGACCAGGGCGCTTGGCGACAAGAAGGGCATCCGGCGCTATGGCAGGTTTCACCTTGCCATGGACGACACGCTGATCCGCGCCGCGCTGGACCTTTCGGCGCGGCCCTTCCTGGTCTGGAACGTCGATTTCCCGAGCCCGAAGATCGGCACCTTCGATACCGAACTGGTGCGCGAATTCTTCCAGGCGCTTTCGACCCATGGCGGCATCACCCTGCACGTGGACCGGCTGCACGGCTTCAACAGCCATCACATCGCCGAGGCCGCATTCAAGGCCGTCGCCCGCGCGCTGCGCGAGGCGGTCGAACCCGATCCGCGCATGGCGGGCGTGCTGCCTTCGACCAAGGGGGCCTTGTGA
- a CDS encoding BCCT family transporter — protein sequence MSDSADNPSSGVSEPEPQLDDEGFPAPEGPTALIETDYEIGQDNIQGEGAIPYDIHHVVFGISSATIVIFTIGTLALQYFTAQPPIDGVPQASGSEIFFIGLRAWLTRNLDWFFMLTGNIFVLLCLGLILSPLGKIRLGGPDATPDFNRSGWFAMLFAAGMGIGLMFYGVAEPLSHYADAFGGQVIENGVRVDVAPLDGAEGDALESRRLAMAATIFHWGLHPWGIYAVVALSLALFSFNKGLPLTMRSVFYPIFGEKIWGWPGHVIDILAVFATVFGLATSLGFGAEQAAAGLHFLFNIGEGMTTKIVLICCIIAVATISVVLGVDKGVQTLSRANMILALLLLLFIILTGPTRQILTGFFANLGAYTRDLVPLSNPFGRTDDPFREGWTGFYWAWWISWSPFVGMFIARVSRGRTVREFLLAVLIVPSIISVLWMTALGGTAISQFQSGITGVASAAVELQLFEMLSHLPVHAISSFVGIVLVIVFFITSSDSGSLVIDTICAGGKVDSPTPQRIFWCTFEGVVAIVLLLGGGLAALQAMAVSTGFPFAIVLLGSVWAIIRGLLDERREIEDAEA from the coding sequence ATGAGCGATTCTGCAGACAATCCCTCTTCGGGGGTATCCGAGCCCGAGCCCCAGTTAGATGACGAAGGCTTTCCCGCCCCGGAGGGACCGACGGCCCTGATCGAGACCGATTACGAGATCGGGCAGGACAACATCCAGGGCGAGGGCGCAATTCCCTATGACATCCATCATGTCGTCTTCGGGATTTCCTCGGCGACGATCGTCATCTTCACGATCGGGACCCTGGCGTTGCAGTATTTCACCGCCCAGCCGCCGATCGACGGCGTGCCCCAGGCCAGCGGGTCAGAGATCTTCTTCATCGGGTTGCGGGCCTGGCTGACAAGGAATCTCGACTGGTTCTTCATGCTGACGGGGAACATATTCGTGCTGCTCTGCCTGGGGCTGATCCTGTCGCCACTGGGCAAGATCCGGCTTGGCGGGCCGGATGCGACGCCCGATTTCAACCGGTCGGGATGGTTTGCCATGCTTTTCGCCGCCGGGATGGGCATCGGGCTGATGTTTTACGGCGTGGCCGAACCGCTCAGCCACTATGCCGACGCGTTCGGTGGCCAGGTGATCGAAAACGGCGTCAGGGTCGATGTCGCGCCCCTGGACGGGGCCGAGGGGGATGCGCTTGAATCCCGCCGCCTTGCCATGGCAGCGACGATTTTCCACTGGGGGTTGCACCCATGGGGGATCTACGCGGTCGTGGCCCTGTCGCTTGCTCTGTTCAGCTTCAACAAGGGGCTGCCATTGACCATGCGCTCGGTCTTCTACCCGATCTTCGGAGAGAAGATCTGGGGCTGGCCCGGGCATGTCATCGACATCCTCGCCGTCTTCGCTACGGTCTTCGGGCTGGCGACCTCGCTGGGATTCGGGGCCGAGCAGGCCGCCGCGGGGCTGCATTTCCTGTTCAACATCGGCGAAGGCATGACGACCAAGATCGTCCTGATCTGCTGCATCATCGCAGTCGCGACGATCAGCGTGGTCCTGGGGGTGGACAAGGGCGTGCAGACGCTTTCGCGCGCGAACATGATCCTCGCGCTGCTGCTTTTGCTCTTCATCATCCTGACCGGACCCACGCGCCAGATCCTGACCGGCTTCTTCGCGAATCTTGGGGCCTATACCCGCGACCTCGTACCGCTGTCGAACCCGTTCGGCCGGACCGACGACCCCTTCCGCGAGGGCTGGACGGGCTTCTACTGGGCCTGGTGGATCAGCTGGTCGCCCTTTGTCGGCATGTTCATCGCCCGTGTCTCGCGCGGGCGCACGGTCCGGGAATTCCTGCTGGCCGTGCTGATCGTGCCCTCGATCATCTCGGTCCTGTGGATGACGGCGCTGGGCGGTACGGCCATCTCGCAATTCCAGTCGGGCATCACCGGGGTGGCTTCTGCCGCGGTCGAACTGCAGCTTTTCGAGATGCTCAGCCATCTGCCCGTTCATGCGATCAGCAGCTTCGTGGGCATCGTCCTGGTGATCGTCTTCTTCATCACCTCGTCTGATTCCGGCTCGCTCGTGATCGACACGATCTGCGCGGGGGGCAAGGTCGACTCGCCAACCCCCCAGCGCATCTTCTGGTGCACGTTCGAAGGCGTCGTCGCCATCGTGCTGCTGCTGGGGGGCGGGCTTGCCGCGCTGCAGGCCATGGCGGTTTCCACCGGCTTTCCCTTCGCCATCGTCCTGCTCGGGTCCGTCTGGGCGATAATCCGCGGCCTCTTGGACGAAAGGCGAGAGATCGAGGACGCAGAAGCCTAA
- a CDS encoding cell division protein ZapA, which produces MAEVEFSIGHKSYTLACQEGEERLLKRAAAMLDTEARAILDQAGRMPEPRLLLLAGLMLADRTSAIEDKLASAERELNRLKLSPQRVEVPVVPASLSEAMAELAARAEALAQKAEEQLAED; this is translated from the coding sequence ATGGCTGAGGTCGAATTTTCGATCGGACACAAATCCTACACCCTCGCCTGCCAGGAGGGAGAGGAGCGGCTGCTCAAACGCGCCGCCGCGATGCTTGATACCGAAGCCAGGGCGATCCTCGATCAGGCTGGGCGCATGCCCGAGCCGCGCCTTCTGTTGCTGGCGGGGCTGATGCTTGCCGATCGTACATCGGCGATCGAGGACAAGCTTGCCTCGGCCGAACGGGAACTGAATCGGCTGAAACTCAGCCCGCAGCGTGTCGAGGTTCCGGTGGTGCCCGCAAGCCTGTCCGAGGCCATGGCCGAGCTTGCCGCCCGTGCCGAGGCGCTTGCCCAAAAGGCCGAGGAACAACTGGCCGAAGACTGA
- a CDS encoding sulfate ABC transporter substrate-binding protein, translating to MIRTIRVNDTQLAHGRVVRRHLDGRMTIQDGTKQMVGYPLRPGLLGRVLGFGARRAMAIAMMALGGLTIGVGAHAESLLNVSYDPTRELYRDVNAAFAEKWQAEGHQAAKIESSHGGSGAQARAVIDGLKAQVVTLALASDIDKIAEKGLLPQDWQARLPHNSSPYTSTIVFLVREGNPKGIKDWDDLVKDGVEVITPNPKTSGGARWNYLAAWAWAERNGQDPKQFVADIYKHVPVLDSGARGSTTTFTQREIGDVLLAWENEAYLALNELGDDQFDIVVPSVSILAEPPVAIVDKNITDDAQKKLAEAYLGFLYSPEGQALAFKHYYRAWDDSAANPDDVARFPKLDLVTIADFGGWQKAQPEHFGDGGVFDQIYAGM from the coding sequence ATGATCCGCACGATCCGCGTGAATGACACCCAATTGGCCCATGGTCGCGTCGTCCGCCGACACCTGGATGGCCGCATGACCATTCAGGACGGAACCAAGCAGATGGTCGGCTATCCGCTTCGGCCCGGCCTTCTGGGCCGCGTGCTTGGCTTCGGCGCGCGCCGGGCCATGGCCATCGCGATGATGGCGCTGGGCGGGCTGACGATCGGCGTGGGCGCCCATGCCGAAAGCCTCCTGAATGTCAGCTACGACCCGACGCGCGAGCTTTACCGCGACGTGAACGCTGCCTTTGCCGAAAAATGGCAGGCCGAAGGCCATCAGGCCGCGAAGATCGAATCCTCGCATGGCGGTTCCGGCGCGCAGGCGCGGGCCGTGATCGACGGGCTCAAGGCGCAGGTGGTGACGCTGGCATTGGCGTCCGATATCGACAAGATCGCAGAAAAGGGCCTGCTGCCCCAAGACTGGCAGGCGCGCCTGCCGCATAATTCATCGCCCTACACCTCGACCATCGTTTTCCTCGTGCGCGAGGGGAACCCCAAGGGCATCAAGGACTGGGACGATCTGGTGAAGGACGGCGTCGAGGTCATCACGCCCAATCCCAAGACCTCGGGTGGGGCGCGCTGGAACTATCTTGCCGCCTGGGCCTGGGCGGAAAGGAACGGCCAGGACCCCAAGCAATTCGTGGCCGACATCTACAAGCACGTCCCGGTTCTCGATAGCGGCGCGCGCGGTTCGACGACGACCTTCACGCAGCGCGAGATCGGCGACGTGCTGCTGGCCTGGGAAAACGAGGCCTACCTGGCACTGAACGAGCTGGGCGATGACCAGTTCGACATCGTCGTGCCCTCGGTCTCGATCCTGGCAGAACCGCCGGTCGCCATCGTCGACAAGAACATCACGGATGACGCCCAGAAGAAGCTGGCCGAGGCCTATCTGGGTTTCCTCTACTCTCCCGAGGGGCAGGCGCTCGCCTTCAAGCACTATTACCGCGCCTGGGATGACAGCGCCGCGAACCCCGATGACGTGGCCCGTTTCCCCAAGCTCGATCTCGTGACCATCGCCGATTTCGGCGGCTGGCAGAAAGCGCAGCCCGAGCATTTCGGCGATGGCGGCGTGTTCGACCAGATCTATGCGGGGATGTGA
- the cysT gene encoding sulfate ABC transporter permease subunit CysT: MTPALFRAQRSPMPGFGLGMGITLTMLSLIVILPVGALLAQGASYGPAGVWSTVNTPRVWAALYLSFRLAFFAALFNLIFGTLLAWVLARYTFPGRRLVDALVDLPFALPTAVAGIALTALYAPNGAFGNIAKSLGGKIAYTEWGILIALIFVGLPFVTRTVQPVIAEIEREVEEASATLGAGRFYTIRRVILPMLAPAALTGFALSLARAVGEYGSVIFIAGNLPMRTEIAPLLIVIKLEEFDYDGAAAIGIAMLLISFSMLLVINLIQIWSRRRIGHV, from the coding sequence ATGACCCCGGCGCTGTTTCGCGCGCAAAGATCACCCATGCCGGGCTTCGGGCTTGGCATGGGGATCACCCTGACGATGCTGTCGCTGATCGTCATCCTGCCCGTCGGCGCATTGCTGGCCCAGGGCGCCAGTTACGGCCCGGCTGGCGTCTGGTCGACGGTCAACACGCCCCGCGTCTGGGCCGCGCTCTACCTGTCGTTCCGGCTGGCCTTCTTCGCCGCGCTCTTCAACCTGATCTTCGGCACGCTGCTGGCATGGGTTCTGGCGCGCTATACATTTCCGGGCCGCCGGCTGGTCGATGCCCTGGTCGATCTGCCCTTTGCCCTGCCGACCGCGGTGGCAGGTATCGCGCTGACCGCGCTTTATGCCCCGAACGGCGCCTTTGGCAACATCGCGAAATCGCTGGGCGGCAAGATCGCCTATACCGAATGGGGCATCCTGATCGCGCTGATCTTCGTGGGCCTGCCCTTCGTCACCCGCACCGTGCAGCCCGTCATCGCCGAGATCGAACGCGAGGTCGAGGAAGCGTCGGCCACCTTGGGGGCAGGGCGGTTCTATACCATCCGCAGGGTGATCCTGCCGATGCTCGCGCCTGCCGCACTCACGGGCTTTGCGCTGTCGCTCGCGCGCGCGGTTGGCGAATACGGCTCGGTCATCTTCATCGCGGGAAACCTGCCGATGCGGACCGAAATCGCGCCCCTGCTGATCGTCATCAAGCTTGAGGAATTCGACTATGACGGCGCGGCGGCCATCGGCATCGCCATGCTGCTGATCAGCTTCTCGATGCTACTCGTCATCAACCTCATCCAGATCTGGAGCCGGCGGAGGATCGGTCATGTATGA